The following are from one region of the Colius striatus isolate bColStr4 chromosome Z, bColStr4.1.hap1, whole genome shotgun sequence genome:
- the LOC104553635 gene encoding uncharacterized protein LOC104553635 — protein sequence MDNQAFEMHGENIRSPSKGKEWPQREERKASWSLMKVFLVCLLACVITTAVGVLVLSLVYVKNPAYIKQTDAKDNGAPSPQPEEKSVDNKFQFLYHLGKSKVYSYPGGEIQWARFRKDANEYESDEEMEFGQSINNHRSQMTFGTLRIKSKGLRAPHWHFNANEHGYLLQGSAWIGVIGADNGMVTTYNVTAGQVIFFPRNTVHWIKNVGSEDCLFLLFFTTHEELQTLDVDDAFFSTPEDIAARALQPPGGVNFIRTFKKQVEDQAVNLPPNLDELVQSANYVQSPDNLVWQYFYNLKGSTEYPFPGGAFQWARYRRNATGLNDTEKIFSESLNKHENTLTLATLRISSNGLGQPHFHFNANEMGYVISGCGQVGVILSGATASFNIGIGDVIFFPVGTQHYIKSVCDEDLLLILAYSTGNQLETLRMNEYFRGTADHILAQLFLKEQAEFQNFPTAARN from the exons ATGGACAACCAGGCGTTTGAAATGCACGGAGAGAACATACGAAGCCCTTCAAAAGGCAAAGAGTGGCCACAGAGAGAG GAAAGAAAGGCCAGCTGGTCCCTAATGAAAGTCTTTCTAGTTTGCCTGTTGGCCTGTGTAATCACCACTGCAGTAGGAGTGCTGGTGCTGTCCTTGGTCTATGTGAAGAACCCTGCCTATATAAAACAGACTGATGCCAAAGACAACGGTGCACCTTCCCCAcaaccagaagaaaaaagtgtggaTAACAAGTTCCAGTTCCTGTATCATCTGGGGAAATCAAAG GTATACAGCTACCCAGGCGGGGAGATTCAGTGGGCAAGATTCAGGAAGGACGCAAATGAATATGAAAGCGACGAAGAAATGGAGTTTGGGCAAAGTATCAATAACCATCGCTCCCAAATGACTTTTGGGACCTTACGGATCAAAAGCAAAGGGCTTCGGGCTCCCCACTGGCATTTTAATGCCAATGAGCACGGCTACCTGCTGCAG GGTTCTGCCTGGATTGGAGTAATAGGGGCAGATAATGGCATGGTTACCACCTACAACGTCACAGCTGGCCAAGTCATCTTCTTCCCTAGAAACACTGTGCATTGGATAAAGAATGTAGGGTCAGAAGATTGTTTGTTCTTGCTGTTTTTCACAACACACGAAGAACTTCAGACCTTGGATGTAGATGATGCCTTCTTCTCTACCCCAGAGGATATAGCAGCTAGAGCATTACAG CCACCAGGTGGAGTTAACTTCATCAGAACCTTCAAGAAACAAGTGGAAGATCAAGCAGTCAACCTCCCACCCAACCTGGATGAGCTCGTCCAAAGCGCCAACTATGTGCAGTCTCCAGACAACCTGGTGTGGCAGTACTTCTACAACCTCAAAG GGTCAACAGAGTATCCTTTCCCAGGAGGAGCCTTCCAGTGGGCCCGCTACCGCAGGAACGCCACTGGGCTGAATGACACGGAAAAGATCTTCAGTGAGTCCCTCAACAAG CACGAGAATACCCTCACCTTAGCAACTCTCAGGATATCCAGCAACGGCCTGGGGCAGCCTCATTTCCACTTCAATGCTAATGAGATGGGTTATGTCATCAGCGGCTGTGGACAG GTTGGAGTTATTCTCTCTGGAGCCACTGCCAGCTTCAACATTGGCATTGGAGACGTCATATTTTTCCCTGTTGGAACCCAGCATTACATCAAGAGTGTATGTGATGAAGACTTGCTTTTGATTCTGGCCTACAGTACAGGAAACCAG CTGGAAACCCTCCGCATGAACGAATACTTTCGGGGCACAGCAGATCACATCCTGGCTCAGCTTTTCCTGAAGGAACAGGCTGAGTTCCAGAATTTCCCAACAGCTGCCAGAAATTAG